In the genome of Populus nigra chromosome 19, ddPopNigr1.1, whole genome shotgun sequence, the window TAATCATGTTGAAAGCTACTAGCACTTGCTAGCAATTTGCAACAAAATTATACTGGTAAACTTCCAAGTAAGACATGTTTATCGTTTATCcgcaaattaaaattattaaaaaatatctttttaataaaaaaataatttaaataacattttattgaATAACAAAACACACTTCTTGACTAGTTAATGATCGTTCGCCCTCGAATTCTAGATTTATTCCTTAAAGATTATCAGTtcgaattttataaatttcagggTTATTAAAGgattacatgatcgttaacttcaggacccgtagaattaattgagatgtaCACAAACTGGTTCGGacaccaatattaaaaaataattgatcacTCATCCTTTATGAATCAATGATGttgataattaagaaaatatatacatGGTTTGAGGTagaatatatcttttttatagtttaattagtGAAACCCCTGCTCATTATATGATTAAGTATCAACACTAAACAAGATTAGCAGGATCTTACTTATCTCCAAAGAACAAATTTGTCACCAAAATCTTACCTAACTATCATCCATGTGAAAGATATAGTACTACTTTAATTGTTATATAAGAGTATTGATCTTCAAGAGACTGGCTTGTGTGCTTGGATACGAGTGGCATCGTACGCAATAGGGTTGAGGTAGAATCTCCTTTGATATTTCAAGGGAAGGTGGCTGCTTGTCAGTGTGATTTTACCTGGATTatgatgtattttaaaagtatatttaacatgaaaaaaattaaattaatatttttttaatattttaaaacattatgcaAATATAAACATAGGGTCAATTCTGttgtgctaaaaaataaaaaagacagcaATCTTATCTAGTTATCTAAGGGGATCAAAAGATTGTGGATTTCTTCAAGTCTCTATCTCTCTCAAGGGCTTGGAAGTTATTATATCCATGAAGATCACGCCTAGGGAGGGCCATTGGGTGGAACTTGGAAAAAAAGATGTGACTTGTGAGTTTTCTGAGGTTTTAAGCTGATGTGACTCTACAGAGCAAGAGAGGGTCGATTTATCCGCATTGCTTGGTAGGGCACACGGCACAAATTGGAAcgtccacttaggatgccaagTGGACCCCATGAGACACTTATCCATTTGTGTTGAAAAGATGACATTATATATGCAGAAAGATCAGAGGATGTGAATCAATGAGGAAGAGAGTTGCGGAGAAAATCCCCacaaaaagagatttttttatatatataaagtagtCGTAGTGCAAGAGTGAAGCTTccttccttcttttctctctctttttcaaaGTGATGAAGGCACATGGGCGGCACAATCAGTGCCGTCTAGTGTAGGAGGGATTATGTATATATCTGTGTCTGCTCTCTTACTCTCTCCAAGATCTTATCCAAGTCTTTCTtgcaagctagctagctaggtggTTGTTGATAGAGTTACTTGGGGAGGTGGTTTTGTACTTCAACTGGTCAGGAAATAAGATAATGGACAGTAACAAGCAAGGggcttgtttttcttcttcttcttcttcattcacAGCCGATCTTTTTGGCACCACTGAATCAGCACCAGTATCTTCAGCTGGGATTTTTGCTTCTATGTTTCCACCTCCGTCTACGGTATACTCTGACACTAGTTATATATTCCATCCTCATGTCCTTtgtatggtttttcttttgttaatgttatcttggccagaacttaaatttcttgtGTAGAAAGCTCTGCTACTTTTGAATGTAACTATGTTGTTTAATTATGGATACTTTTGAAGTTTGTATTTATATGCCACACTTCATGCTGTTACGTGGGTTTGACTTCATTTAATAACTGGGAAAAGAACTGtaaaaatgaagggaaggaaggtTTATATTTGTCCAACTTGTAATTCTTATCTGATTTTATTCTTAGTTTAATGGCTTCTTAATGTAAAAGACTTTTCTTAAATATAGATATAAACTATTTCATCTTGAATGGAAGTATGAAGATCAACTTTTTCACTAGCCTCTGCTTTATATAGAGCATCTTCATATTTGTTGGTATCTATGCTTATAGATAGATGGATGCTAGCCCTAAGTTTGCTTAAACTTGTGTGAACACCTCCGTCAGAATTCGGGCCACCGTCTAACTTGTTTTCAGGATTCAGGTTGTAGGGAGGAAGTCTTCAGGCTCTGAGGTGACAGGATCTTGGCAAAAACAGTCCTATGGAAATCAAGCGTGGTACCCCAAACAAGGATCTCCAGGTTTGTGATTAGCTCTTGTTATATCTGACTATATTTCTCTTTAAGAACTTCCATTGAGTTTAGAAGAACTTGTTCTGTCCTAATGCTCACTGCATGTAAGACCTTTTTTCACTCCCAGACAATGCTCTTGAAATGGTCAAGTGCTTGCTGGTGCATATAGAGTTTTCATTAATTCTGTTCTATTTAAAAGAAAGGCTAATTTCCTGATAATCTGTCTGTTTCCTAATAATAAATTAGCCAATAGCCAGGCTGCAAGCTATAGCATGCCAGACAAGGACAGAAATTCAGTTATCCAGGAAGAAAGAGTGGAACCATGTCATCTAAGTTCATCCCTTTACTACGGTGGACAAGAAAACTACTCTCAATCCCCAAGTACTCAAATGGCTGGATCATATCCCATAGTGAGTCTTTGATTAGTTGATGACTAATTCAAAACACTATGTTGTGATATTTTCAGCATG includes:
- the LOC133680400 gene encoding uncharacterized protein LOC133680400 isoform X1, with product MDSNKQGACFSSSSSSFTADLFGTTESAPVSSAGIFASMFPPPSTVVGRKSSGSEVTGSWQKQSYGNQAWYPKQGSPANSQAASYSMPDKDRNSVIQEERVEPCHLSSSLYYGGQENYSQSPSTQMAGSYPIFKKDGGEDDPNGSNPHSASRGNWWQGIMLRKGLEVY
- the LOC133680400 gene encoding uncharacterized protein LOC133680400 isoform X2, which encodes MDSNKQGACFSSSSSSFTADLFGTTESAPVSSAGIFASMFPPPSTVVGRKSSGSEVTGSWQKQSYGNQAWYPKQGSPANSQAASYSMPDKDRNSVIQEERVEPCHLSSSLYYGGQENYSQSPSTQMAGSYPIFKKDGGEDDPNGSNPHSASRGNWWQGSLYY